The proteins below are encoded in one region of Nilaparvata lugens isolate BPH chromosome X, ASM1435652v1, whole genome shotgun sequence:
- the LOC111054218 gene encoding classical arabinogalactan protein 9-like, translating to MSLYLELEELLVKKGVVNIDDEALAEINNIGLEEWLRRLDAPVASPPPQPPPTATSPPLPPPTATSSPHHRHKSPHHHHQSPHHCHQSSHHRHQSSNHPQSPLPPPTATSPPPPPVTPPPAARHPTTTASRPTIATSRPTISTSQPTTAAGSSSNPTTAAAGGGWG from the exons ATGTCGCTATACTTGGAGTTGGAAGAACTCCTGGTAAAAAAGGGGGTAGTTAACATCGATGATGAAGCG CTAGCTGAGATTAATAATATTGGGTTAGAGGAGTGGTTGAGGCGACTGGATGCACCAGTCGCTTCTCCACCACCACAGCCACCTCCAACAGCTACATCCCCACCACTGCCACCACCAACAGCTACATCCTCACCCCACCACCGCCACAAGTCGCCTCACCAtcaccaccagtcgccccaccactgccaccagtcgtcccaccaTCGCCACCAGTCATCAAACCATCCCCAGTCACCACTGCCGCCACCAACAGCTACATCCCCACCGCcgccaccagtcaccccaccaccAGCCGCCCGTCACCCCACCACCACTGCAAGTCGCCCcaccatcgccaccagtcgccccaccatctCCACCAGTCAGCCCACCACCGCCGCCGGCTCCAGCAGCAACCCGACCACTGCTGCTGCTGGAGGGGGATGGGGGTGA